The DNA sequence GGAGGGCGCGACCAAGTTCGACCCGCCGAACGTGCCGGACGCCGAGCAGCGCCGCAAGAGCCAGCTCGCGATCACCGGCCTGCTCGCGCCGACCGCCGCCTTCCGTGGCGAGCTGCTGGACTCCGCGTTCCCCGCCGCGAACGACCCGGCGGTGGCGGTCGACGTCTACCGCGGCGACCTCGGCACCGACTCCGGGCGCGGCCAGTCCATCTTCTCCATCGACCAGAAGATGGTGCAGGACGGCAAGCTGACCAAGGTCGCCCGGCAGAACCTGAAGCAGGGTGAGCAGCTGACCCTGGACGACGGCACCGTGATCCGCTTCGACGGCGTCCGCGACTGGGTGTCGCTGCAGGTCTCGCACGACCCGACGCAGGTGTGGGTGCTGGTGTTCTCGGTGCTGGTCATCCTGGGTCTGGGCGTCTCGCTCAGCATCAAGCGCCGCCGCGTGTGGGTGCGGGCGACCCCCGGTGACGACGGGCGTACCGTGGTCGAGGTCGGCGGCCTCGCGCGCACTGATCAGGCGGGGTACGGCGAGGAGTTCACGGTGCTGGCCCGCGAGCTGGTCCCCTCCCGCGACCCGCTCGCTCACAAGGAGGAGGGCTGATGCCGGTCAACACGACGCTGGCGACCTACAGCGACTGGACCTACGGCGCGGCCGTGGCGATCTACTTCTTCGCCGCCGTGCTGTACCTGTGCGAGGCCGCGTTCGCCCGGCCCGCGAAGTCCCGGGAACTCGCCGGGGCCGTCGCGGCGGGTGGCACGCAGGCCGACGGCACGTGGGCACCGGGCCTGGTCGCCAAGGTGGAGCGGTCCCGCGCCGAACGCCTGGGCCGCATGGGCGTGGCGCTCACCGTCCTCGGCGCGCTGCTCCAGGCCGCTTCGCTGGTGCTGCGCGGTTTCGCGGCCGAACGCGCGCCGTGGGGCAACATGTACGAGTACGGCTCGCTGCTCACGCTGGCCGCGGTCGTGACGTGGCTGGTGCTCTCGCGCACGTTCGACGTCCGCAAGCTCGGCGGCTTCGTGCTCGTGCCGATCGTGGTCCTGATGTTCCTCGGCGGCACGGTGCTCTACGCCGACGCCGCGCCCGTGCAGCCCGCGTTGCAGTCGTACTGGCTCGTGGTGCACGTCTCGGTCATCTCGGTGTCCAGCGGCGTGCTGCTCGTGCCCGGCGTGGCCAGCGTGCTGTACCTGCTCAAGACGTCGGGCCGCGCGCGGTTCACCCGGCTGCCCGACGCCGACCTGCTGGACCGGCTCGCCTACCGCAGCACGGTGTTCGCGTTCCCGCTGTTCACCATCGGCATCATCTGCGGCGCGATCTGGGCCGAGGCGGCGTGGGGCCGGTTCTGGGGCTGGGACCCCAAGGAGACGGTGGCGTTCGTCTCGTGGGTCGTGTTCGCCGCGTACCTGCACGCGCGGGCGACGGCGGGCTGGCGCGGCCGTCCCGCCGCGTGGATCAACTCGCTCGGCTTCGCGCTGACCGTGTTCAACCTGTTCTTCATCAACCTCGTAACGACTGGGTTGCACTCGTACGCGGGCGTCGGCTGATCGGCGCGGACCCGGTGCCGGGCGGTGTTCGCGACCTGTTCGGATGCCTGGTGGGGAGCGCGCACCCAGTGTCGTGGAACCACTCGTCGCCGACTACCGTCGGACGCGTGGGGTCGGGGAGGTCTCGATCCGCTTCGCTCAGGGAGGACCCCAGCGGTGACCGGTCGCT is a window from the Saccharothrix saharensis genome containing:
- the ccsB gene encoding c-type cytochrome biogenesis protein CcsB, whose protein sequence is MPVNTTLATYSDWTYGAAVAIYFFAAVLYLCEAAFARPAKSRELAGAVAAGGTQADGTWAPGLVAKVERSRAERLGRMGVALTVLGALLQAASLVLRGFAAERAPWGNMYEYGSLLTLAAVVTWLVLSRTFDVRKLGGFVLVPIVVLMFLGGTVLYADAAPVQPALQSYWLVVHVSVISVSSGVLLVPGVASVLYLLKTSGRARFTRLPDADLLDRLAYRSTVFAFPLFTIGIICGAIWAEAAWGRFWGWDPKETVAFVSWVVFAAYLHARATAGWRGRPAAWINSLGFALTVFNLFFINLVTTGLHSYAGVG